One window from the genome of Streptococcus parasanguinis encodes:
- the atpA gene encoding F0F1 ATP synthase subunit alpha, which translates to MAINAQEISALIKQQIENFKPNFDVTETGVVTYIGDGIARAHGLENAMSGELLIFENGSYGMAQNLETTDVGIIILGDFTDIREGDSVRRTGKIMEVPAGDALIGRVVNPLGQPVDGLGEIVTDKFRPVETPAPGVMQRKSVSEPLQTGLKAIDALVPIGRGQRELIIGDRQTGKTSIAIDTILNQKGQDMICIYVAIGQKESTVRTQVETLRKYGAMDYTIVVTASASQPSPLLYLAPYAGVAMAEEFMYNGKHVLIVYDDLSKQAVAYRELSLLLRRPPGREAFPGDVFYLHSRLLERSAKVSDELGGGSITALPIIETQAGDISAYIATNVISITDGQIFLQDSLFNAGIRPAIDAGSSVSRVGGAAQIKAMKKVAGTLRIDLASYRELEAFTKFGSDLDAATQAKLNRGRRTVEVLKQPVHEPLTVEKQVVILYALTHGFLDSVPVDDILRFQEELFDYFEAHYNQIFETIRSTHDLPAEEELDAALTEFVNQSNFK; encoded by the coding sequence TTGGCGATTAACGCACAAGAAATCAGCGCTTTAATTAAGCAACAAATTGAAAATTTCAAGCCAAACTTTGACGTCACTGAGACAGGTGTTGTAACCTACATTGGTGACGGGATTGCCCGTGCTCATGGTCTTGAAAATGCCATGAGTGGTGAGTTGTTGATCTTTGAAAATGGCTCATACGGGATGGCCCAAAACTTAGAGACAACGGATGTCGGTATCATCATCTTGGGTGATTTCACGGATATTCGTGAAGGAGACTCTGTCCGTCGTACAGGTAAAATCATGGAAGTCCCTGCAGGGGATGCCTTGATTGGTCGGGTTGTCAACCCACTTGGCCAACCAGTAGATGGTTTGGGTGAGATTGTGACAGATAAATTCCGTCCAGTCGAAACACCAGCTCCTGGTGTTATGCAACGGAAATCTGTCTCAGAACCCCTACAAACTGGTTTGAAAGCCATTGATGCCCTTGTTCCAATCGGACGTGGTCAACGGGAATTGATCATCGGGGACCGTCAAACAGGGAAAACTTCGATTGCTATCGATACCATCTTGAACCAAAAGGGTCAAGACATGATCTGTATCTATGTGGCGATTGGTCAAAAAGAATCAACAGTTCGTACGCAAGTAGAAACTCTTCGTAAATACGGAGCCATGGATTATACGATTGTGGTAACCGCTTCGGCTTCTCAACCGTCTCCATTGCTTTACTTGGCACCTTATGCCGGTGTTGCCATGGCAGAAGAGTTCATGTATAACGGTAAACACGTTTTGATCGTCTATGATGATTTGTCAAAACAAGCCGTAGCCTACCGTGAATTGTCCCTTCTTCTTCGTCGTCCACCAGGACGTGAAGCCTTCCCAGGGGATGTCTTCTATCTCCACAGCCGTTTGTTGGAACGTTCAGCTAAAGTTTCAGATGAATTGGGTGGTGGCTCTATTACAGCCCTTCCAATCATTGAAACCCAAGCAGGAGATATTTCTGCTTATATCGCAACCAACGTGATTTCGATCACAGATGGACAAATCTTCTTGCAAGATAGTTTGTTCAATGCTGGTATTCGTCCAGCCATTGATGCAGGTTCTTCTGTATCCCGTGTAGGGGGAGCTGCCCAAATCAAGGCTATGAAGAAAGTTGCAGGTACCCTTCGTATCGACCTTGCTTCCTACCGTGAATTGGAAGCCTTCACGAAATTTGGTAGTGACCTGGATGCTGCGACTCAAGCGAAATTGAACCGTGGTCGCCGAACAGTTGAAGTCTTGAAACAACCCGTTCATGAACCATTAACAGTTGAAAAACAAGTCGTGATCTTGTATGCCTTGACTCATGGTTTCTTAGATAGTGTTCCAGTAGACGACATTCTTCGTTTCCAAGAAGAGTTGTTTGATTACTTTGAAGCACATTATAACCAA
- a CDS encoding F0F1 ATP synthase subunit delta, with product MDKKQLMVIERYTQPFVQLVFEKGEQDLVFEKLTQIKAIFEETGLANFLAHIGVEDEEKAKSLRLFQPSDSQLLDHLIEVVILNHREALFYDIVTICLDQIQLLSNAFVVTVTTVAGLDPVQEQKLIPIIERKFGIQVRSIQQKIDPDLIGGFVVTANHKTLDTSLKHQLQVIKSKLK from the coding sequence ATGGACAAAAAGCAACTGATGGTGATTGAGAGATATACCCAGCCTTTTGTTCAATTGGTCTTTGAAAAAGGAGAACAAGATCTAGTCTTTGAAAAATTGACCCAAATCAAGGCTATTTTTGAAGAGACTGGACTTGCTAACTTCTTAGCTCATATCGGTGTAGAGGATGAAGAGAAAGCAAAAAGTCTAAGACTTTTTCAACCCTCTGATTCACAATTACTCGACCATTTGATTGAAGTGGTTATTCTCAATCATCGTGAAGCCTTATTTTATGACATTGTAACGATTTGTTTGGATCAGATTCAACTGTTGAGCAACGCTTTTGTCGTCACTGTTACGACGGTTGCTGGTTTGGATCCTGTTCAAGAGCAAAAGCTAATCCCCATTATCGAAAGAAAATTTGGGATTCAAGTTCGCTCGATCCAACAAAAGATCGATCCAGATTTAATTGGTGGCTTTGTCGTGACAGCCAATCATAAAACGTTGGATACCAGTCTCAAACACCAATTGCAAGTTATAAAATCTAAATTGAAATAG
- the atpF gene encoding F0F1 ATP synthase subunit B, whose translation MHVSMSEIIGNFILIAGSFLLLIFLIKKFAWNNINGILEARAKKITDDIDGAESARQKAEELASKREEELAGSRKEAASIVENAKETAEKNKSQILSEATQEAVRLKEKAQQEIAHNKEEALNSIKGDVADLTVNLAGKLLSQQLDAEGQRQLIDRYLDELGEA comes from the coding sequence ATGCATGTATCAATGAGTGAAATTATTGGTAACTTTATTCTCATTGCTGGTTCCTTCCTATTATTAATCTTTTTAATAAAGAAATTTGCATGGAACAATATCAATGGAATTTTAGAAGCGCGTGCCAAAAAGATTACAGATGATATTGATGGAGCAGAATCAGCTCGTCAAAAAGCTGAGGAACTAGCAAGTAAACGTGAAGAAGAGTTGGCAGGTAGCCGCAAAGAAGCTGCGTCTATCGTCGAAAATGCAAAGGAAACTGCAGAAAAGAACAAATCTCAGATCCTTTCAGAAGCCACTCAAGAAGCAGTACGTTTGAAAGAAAAAGCGCAACAAGAAATTGCGCATAACAAAGAAGAAGCATTGAACAGTATCAAAGGCGATGTGGCAGATCTCACTGTCAATCTTGCCGGCAAATTGTTGAGTCAACAGCTGGATGCTGAAGGTCAACGCCAACTGATCGATCGCTATCTTGATGAATTAGGAGAAGCCTAA
- the atpB gene encoding F0F1 ATP synthase subunit A: protein MEESINPTITLGPVSFNLTLLAMTLISVFAVFGFIYWASRKMSIRPKGKQNVLEYAYDFVVGFTKGNIGEHYIKDYSLFLFVLFLFLLVANNIGLMAKIETTNGYNLWTSPTANLGYDFAFSFLITLIAHVEGIRRRGVKEYLKAFVTPGFMTPMNILEELTNFASLALRIFGNIFAGEVLASLLVNLSHQAFYWYPVAFIGSMAWTAFSIFISCIQAYVFTMLSSIYIGKKINGEE, encoded by the coding sequence TTGGAAGAAAGTATCAATCCAACGATTACTCTTGGACCTGTATCTTTTAATTTGACCCTACTTGCTATGACCCTGATTTCTGTTTTCGCCGTTTTTGGCTTCATTTATTGGGCCAGTCGAAAAATGTCGATCCGACCAAAAGGCAAACAAAATGTGCTGGAATACGCATATGACTTTGTCGTAGGCTTTACAAAAGGAAATATTGGGGAACATTACATAAAGGACTATTCCTTGTTCTTGTTTGTTCTTTTCCTCTTTCTTTTAGTAGCCAATAACATTGGATTGATGGCTAAAATCGAAACGACCAATGGTTACAATTTGTGGACATCACCAACCGCTAACCTGGGTTATGACTTTGCCTTTTCATTTTTGATCACCTTAATCGCCCATGTAGAAGGAATTCGCCGACGTGGTGTGAAGGAATATTTAAAGGCTTTTGTGACACCTGGATTTATGACCCCCATGAATATTTTGGAAGAATTAACGAACTTTGCCTCCTTGGCACTTCGGATCTTCGGAAATATCTTTGCGGGTGAGGTATTAGCAAGCTTGCTCGTGAACTTATCACACCAAGCTTTCTATTGGTATCCAGTTGCCTTTATTGGTAGCATGGCATGGACTGCATTTTCAATTTTTATTTCATGTATCCAAGCCTATGTGTTTACCATGTTGTCATCAATCTATATTGGTAAGAAAATTAATGGCGAAGAGTAA
- a CDS encoding F0F1 ATP synthase subunit C, whose translation MNLTFLGLCLACFGVSLAEGLMMSSLLKSASRQPEIIGQLRSLLILGVAFVEGTFFVTLVMAFIIK comes from the coding sequence ATGAATTTAACATTTTTAGGTCTTTGTTTAGCCTGTTTTGGTGTATCACTGGCAGAAGGTTTGATGATGAGTAGCTTATTGAAATCTGCGTCTCGTCAACCAGAAATTATCGGTCAATTGCGTAGTCTTTTGATCCTTGGTGTTGCCTTTGTCGAAGGTACTTTCTTCGTAACCTTGGTTATGGCCTTTATTATCAAATAG